The following DNA comes from Bacteroidales bacterium.
TTTTGATCTATTTAGTTTAATGATTTTTTAAATTAAGAATCCTAACAATATACCAGCTGCAACTGCCGAACCTATAACACCAGCAACGTTAGGTCCCATTGCGTGCATTAATAAGTAGTTAGTTGGGTCATATTCCAATCCAACTGCTTGAGATATACGTGCTGAGTCAGGAACTGCTGATACTCCGGAATTTCCAATAAGAGGATTAATTTTATTATCCTTCTTGAGGAATAGGTTGAAGAACTTAACAAATAAGATTCCTGATGCTGTTGCAATAACAAATGATAATGCACCAAGAGCAAAAATCTTAACAGAATCTAACGTCAAGAACTCCGATGCTTGAGTTGAAGCTCCAACAGTAACTCCTAATAAAATTGTAATAGTGTCAATCAACGGACCGCGGGCTGTCTCAGCCAAACGGCGAGTAACACCACTCTCTTTCAATAAGTTTCCAAAGAATAACATTCCTAACAGAGGTAAACCTGAAGGAACAAGGAAACAAGTTAGTAATAATCCTACTATTGGGAATATAACTTTCTCTGTGTGTGATACAGCACGAGGAGCTTTCATTCTTATTAAACGCTCATTTTTGTTAGTCAACAAACGCATAATAGGAGGTTGAATAACAGGAACTAAAGCCATATATGAGTATGCCGAAACCGCAATCGCACCCATCAAATTAGGAGCAAGTTTAGATGACAAGAATATAGCAGTAGGACCATCTGCACCACCAATAATACCAATTGCAGCTGCCTGCATTGGATCAAATCCCATAGCCAAAGCAATTATATAGGCACCAAATATACCAAATTGAGCTGCGGCACCAATTAGCAGTAATTTAGGATTTGATATAAGCGCTGAAAAGTCTGTCATGGCTCCAATACCCAAAAAAATCAAAGGAGGATACCAACCAGATTTAACACCGCCATATAAAATGTTCAATACTGAACCCTCTTCATATATTCCCACCTGAAGACCAGCATCCATATTAAATGGTATATTTCCAATAAGCATACCAAAACCTATGGGAATAAGCAACATAGGTTCAAACTCTTTGGCAATTGCCAAGTATATGAAAACCAAACCGATAAGAATCATTATTATATGACCAGTTGTTGCATTAGCAAAACCGGTATATGTCCAGAAGTCGGCAAGGTTCGCACTTAAGAAATCAATAAACTCTCCCATACTATTCAATAGTTACGAGAACACTGCCTTCAAGAACAGAGTCTCCTTTATTTACACTAATAGCAGTAACAGTACCATCTTTATCGGCATTAATGTTATTTTCCATTTTCATAGCCTCAAGAATGATAATTGTTTGTCCCTTTTTAACAGTATCACCAACATTAACCTTAATGTCAAGGATAACACCGGGGAGTGGTGATTTAACCCCCGACTTACCAGCAGGAGCCACAGGTTTATTAACTACTGTTGTTTGTGTTGCAGGTTTAGTAGGAGCAACAGCTTGTTGTTTTACCACAACAGGTTTTGCAGAAGCAATAACAGGAGCCTTCTCCAATTCAACTTTATAAGAGGTTCCGTTAACCTCTACGTGAGCAATATTATCGTTAATATCGCTAATAGAAACCTTGTATGGGTTACCATTAATAATATATTTATATTCTTTCATTTTTTAATTAATTTTAGGTTAACGAAATTATTTTCTATTAGGAGTCTCTCTTAATGAATAAATCTTAGAACTCCATGGCGAGTAACTGCGTTTAACACGAGTAATAGTAAGAACTGTCTCTTCGTAGTCGTGGTCACTATTTTGCATTTCGTGTAATGCCATTGAAATAGCAGCAATAACCTCACCTTGAGCCTCTCCAAGTTTTTTCTCTTTAGCCTCTTTCTCGCATGTAACACCTTTGGCTTTCATTGCATTGCGTTTGCTCAAATATATTGACGTTTTAGCAATAAATTTGAACAAAATGAACAATATCAATAATCCTGAAAATACAACAGTCATAGCCGATATAGCCATACCATAACCATATTTGTCAAGAGTCGAGAATTTATCCTTTTTTGGATTGCTATCCAAAGTTTGGTTATTTGTACTTGGTGTAACGTATTTACCACTATCTCCACCTTTAATTTCCCACTTTGTACCACCATCAGTAATACGAGCCCAAGAACAATCAACACCAACTTTTCCAGCAGGAACAGTAACCGAATCTAATAATTTTTTACCTGAATCAAGTAGTTCTATATAATTGTCGCTATTTTCATCTAAAATGCAATTTAAATGAAATGTTCCTCGATTAGGTTGTCCATCAGCCCAAAAAAGTGCGTGTTGACGAGGTTTTACAATGGTAAGAACATCGCCTTTGGGAATAAAATAAGATTTCTCTCCCAGATCATTCTTTACATTAATGTAACAAGCAGCAAGGTTCTCGCTGCCATACGATTTATTGAATATCTCTATCCATGCACTATGTTGTCCGTAATCATCCTGAAAATTTGTTTCATTTTTGATTAATACTTCGTTGATTACGAGTTTTGAAGCATTACTCTTTTCGCTTTTATTGCACGAAATAGATGTAATGCCCAAAAACACGGACATACAGATATAGATATACTTTCTTATTCTGTTATTCATAATCAATTAAAATTATAGAGGAATATTTCCGTGTTTTTTAGCAGGGTTAGAAAGTTTCTTAGTTTGTAATTGTTGTAATGCCCTAATAATACGGAAGCGAGTATTGCGAGGTTCAATAACATCATCAATATATCCATATTTAGCGGCATTGTATGGGTTGGCAAACAATTTAGTATATTCAGCCTCTTTTTCAGCCATAAATGCTTTAGGATCTTCAGCCGTTTTAGCCTCTTTAGCATAAAGCACCTCAACAGCACCAGCGCCACCCATAACTGCAATCTCAGCCGATGGCCAAGCGTAGTTAATATCGCCACGAAGTTG
Coding sequences within:
- a CDS encoding sodium ion-translocating decarboxylase subunit beta encodes the protein MGEFIDFLSANLADFWTYTGFANATTGHIIMILIGLVFIYLAIAKEFEPMLLIPIGFGMLIGNIPFNMDAGLQVGIYEEGSVLNILYGGVKSGWYPPLIFLGIGAMTDFSALISNPKLLLIGAAAQFGIFGAYIIALAMGFDPMQAAAIGIIGGADGPTAIFLSSKLAPNLMGAIAVSAYSYMALVPVIQPPIMRLLTNKNERLIRMKAPRAVSHTEKVIFPIVGLLLTCFLVPSGLPLLGMLFFGNLLKESGVTRRLAETARGPLIDTITILLGVTVGASTQASEFLTLDSVKIFALGALSFVIATASGILFVKFFNLFLKKDNKINPLIGNSGVSAVPDSARISQAVGLEYDPTNYLLMHAMGPNVAGVIGSAVAAGILLGFLI
- a CDS encoding OadG family protein; translated protein: MNNRIRKYIYICMSVFLGITSISCNKSEKSNASKLVINEVLIKNETNFQDDYGQHSAWIEIFNKSYGSENLAACYINVKNDLGEKSYFIPKGDVLTIVKPRQHALFWADGQPNRGTFHLNCILDENSDNYIELLDSGKKLLDSVTVPAGKVGVDCSWARITDGGTKWEIKGGDSGKYVTPSTNNQTLDSNPKKDKFSTLDKYGYGMAISAMTVVFSGLLILFILFKFIAKTSIYLSKRNAMKAKGVTCEKEAKEKKLGEAQGEVIAAISMALHEMQNSDHDYEETVLTITRVKRSYSPWSSKIYSLRETPNRK
- a CDS encoding biotin/lipoyl-binding protein, with the protein product MKEYKYIINGNPYKVSISDINDNIAHVEVNGTSYKVELEKAPVIASAKPVVVKQQAVAPTKPATQTTVVNKPVAPAGKSGVKSPLPGVILDIKVNVGDTVKKGQTIIILEAMKMENNINADKDGTVTAISVNKGDSVLEGSVLVTIE